The Salegentibacter mishustinae genomic interval ACCGGCACTAGGCCGTAAGGTGCAAATTCTAATATTTAAAAATCTTACTTAGTGAGTAATTTCTTTATAAATTCTATATCAATTTCGGTGAAATCGGTAAACACATAATCGGCTTCGCCCAGTGTTTTTTGTTCTCCAATTCCTATACTTATCATCTTTGCATTATTTGCGGCCTGCACTCCTGCAACCGAATCTTCAAATACAATACTGTTTTCGGGTTTTATATTTAATTTATTAGCAGCGATAAGAAAAACCTCTGGATCGGGTTTTGCTTTACTTACATCTGTCCCATCCACTATCGCATCAAACTTATCCAGTAAGTTGACTTTTTTTAGAATATTTCGCGCATTTTTACTTGCCGATCCTAAAGCGAAAGGAACATTATTTTCAACTAAATAATCAATTACTTTTTGAACACCGGGTAAAATTTCGTCTTCGTCCATTTTAGCAACATAAGAGAGGTAATTTTCATTTTTTAGCGCCATTTGGCGTTTAAACTCTGTTTTAGAAAGTTCAAGTTCTCCCCAGTCTAATATTTTCTTTAATGAGTCTTCGCGACTTACACCTTTAAGCTGCTCGTTTTGCTCTTCGGTAAAATCGAAGCCCAAGTCATTGGCCAGTTTTCGCCAGGCCAAAAAATGGAACTTTGCGGTATCTACAATTACCCCGTCTAAATCGAATATTACTCCTTTATTTGTCTCCATCATTTCAAATTATCTCTCTATCTGTTTAATATGTAGTATTATTATTTGCCAATAGAACTTTCATCCTATTTTATACTGTCACTTCGAGTGATTCCGACTATTACCGAGAAGTTCTCGATATATTTTGTTTTCACTGTTTTTCATTAAGTCTCCTCGAACTACCATTGTTATGCTTTAACGGGTTCGTCTACATCGTCTATTCTAAAAGTAAGTATAGCGGCGATTAGAAAAGCAATTCCGCTGGTAACTAAAGCGTAGATTGGGTTTCCATCGTAAAGATATTTTACCATTAACCCGCCAACAAGTGCATTTACAATTTGCGGAATCACAATAAAAAAGTTGAAGATCCCCATATAAACTCCCATTTTTTTCGGGGGAATTGATCCTGCTAGAATTGCGTAGGGCATTGCCAGGATACTGGCCCAACCAATACCAATAGCGAACATGGAAAGTAGTAGCCAATATTCATTCGGCATTATATAAATGGAAAGCATTCCCAGCGCGCCAATAAAAAGCGACAAAATATGTGTGCTTTTTCTTCCAATTCTTAAGGCAATAGCCGGAAGAAAAAAGGCAAAAACCGCTGAAACAGCATTGTAAACCCCGAAAAGTACACCAACCCAGTCGCCGGCATCCTGATAGGTTTCACTGCTACTATCTGAAAGTGGTAATCCATAAATATGATGGGCAATTGCGGGAGTTGAGAATACCCACATTCCAAAAAGCCCGAACCAGGAAAAGAATTGTACCCAGCTAAGCTGCCGCATAGTATGAGGCATTTTAGCAAAATCTGAAAAGATATCCAGCAAACTGGATTTTTCCTTTTCATCGACCGGTTCTTCAACATGGTCGTCCATCTTTTCCAGTTCTTCGGGAGAATATTCTTTGGTTGTAATTACCGTTACTAAAATACTCCCCACCAAAATAACTGCTCCAATTACAAATGAAAGTAGCAAGTTTAATGGAACTTCCCCTACTACCGCTCTGTTGCTAATATCAAACCAATTGGTCAACACATAAGGCAACCAAGAACCAATTACGGCTCCAATTCCTATTAAAACAGTTTGTACACTAAAGCCAAGGGTTCTTTGATCTGAAGGTAATTTATCTGCTACCAGGGCACGAAAAGGTTCCATAGCCACATTAAAGGAAGCATCCATTATAAAGAGCATCCCGGCACCCACCCAAAGGGAAGGCAAAATAGCAATGAACCAATCGGCATTAGGCATTAAAACTAAGCCTATAGCCGCTAAAATTGCTCCAGTTAGAAAGAATGGTCGCCTACGGCCAAGGCTGGTCCAGGTTCTATCGCTGTAATAGCCAATAATAGGCTGAACGATTAAACCGGTAACCGGCGCCACTAACCAAAACCACGAAAGTTCGTGAATATCGGCACCAAAAATTTGTAAAATTCTACTTGCGTTGGCATTTTGGAGTGCAAACCCCATCTGAATTCCAAGAAAACCAAAACTCATGTTCCAGATCTCCCAGAAACTTAATCTACGTTTTTGCATATCGTACAATTAACGTTTACGATAAGCGTAAGGCTTATCAAAACTTATTTTAGATAGGAAGTAAAAATATAAGTTCTGATAAAATAATTAAGCTGGGGGTAAATATATGCAAAATTTTAAAGCTGAGACTTCAAAATTACTCGATAATCGAGATTTAAATACTAAAAGAATTGTTTCAACAAGCTAAAACATCACTTATTAGCCCGTAAGTTGGATTCCAGCTCAATTATAATTTGGTGGAATTTCTTTCTATTAAACTCGTTTCTACAATTACGGTCTTATAAGATTCCTCCTCTTCCGGTTTTCTTTCCAATTTATCAATTAATAAGCGAGCAGCTTCGGCTCCCATTCGCTCTCCATGCTGACTCACCGTGGTAAGACTCGGGATAAAACGTTTAGAAAGCTCTCCGTCTGTAAAGCCAATTACCGAAACATCGTCAGGCACTTTTAATCCTTTTTCCTGAACGGCCTTTATGGCGTGAATGGCAAAATGTTCGTTTACGGCAAACACCGCATCCAAGTCATTTTTATTAATAAAATCTTTTATTTCGGCCTCGCTGTGGTCCATATCCTCTATTTTAAGAATAAGATTTTCATCAATTTCAACGTTATTTTCTCTTAAAATCTCAAGATACCCACGGGTTCTTAGCTTTCCTACACTAACATAATCTACGGTAGAAACCAGACCTATTTTTTTTGCTCCTTTATCTATTAGGTATTGCACCGCTTTTTTAGCACCAATTACATCGTCTATAATTACTTTATCGCAATGAACCTCATCTATCACACGATCAAATAAAACCAGCGGCATTCCCTGGTTAGTCACTTCGGTAAGGTGATGGTAATCTTCTTTTTGAAGGGTCTCTTTAGCCATAGACATAATAAACCCATCTGTACTACCATTGGCCAGCAGCTCCATATTAAGCACTTCTTTATCGAAAGAGTTATTAGAGAGACATACAATTACATTATAACCTTTTTCGTTGGCCACTTGCTCAACTCCGCTAATCACTGTAGTAAAGAAATAATGAACTATCTCAGGAATAATTATTCCAATAGTTTTTGTCTTTCGGTTTTTGAGACTTAAAGCAATATTATTAGGCCTATAGTTATAAAGTTTCGCAAAAGCTTTGATTTTTTTCTTGGTCTCCTCTCCAATTTCAGAGCTATCCCTTAATGCTTTCGAAACCGTAGAAATTGAAACATCTAATTCTCTTGCAATTTGCTTTAAAGTTAATTTTGGCCTCATATAAAACTATTATTTAGAAATAACCGAAGTATTATTTTTAAGATGTCGTAAAAATACCATAAAAATTACGCGAAACCCTTAAAATACAAAAGTTTTCAACACTCAAACGTTTTCGCAAAATAGTGTTAACGAAGATCCTATTTCATCACATTCTATTTACATACATTTAACCTCAGGAAGTAAAAATATAAGCTTAATTTTTAGTAAAAATCAATAGAAAAATTTATGAAAACACTATTTAAAAGCACGTTGATGTTGCTCTTTATGCTGCCAATGAGCTTTTTTGCACAGGAAACCGTGAGCGGTGTTGTTAGCGAAAGCGCAACCGGTCTTCCGATTCCGGGCGCAAACGTTATTGTTAAAGGAACAACTAATGGTGCCGTTACAGATTTTGATGGTAATTATACCATTACTAATGTAAGCGAAGACGACATTCTTGTCTTTTCGTTCCTGGGTTTTGCTACAGAGGAAATTCCATTTGCAGGACAGGAAACTTTAGATGTTCAACTAGACGAAGATCAGGCTACTTTAGAAGAAGTAGTGCTTATTGGTTATGGTAGTACCTCAGAACAGGATGCTACTGGATCTGTAGAAAAGATTTCTTCGGAAAGCTTTAACCAGGGAGCAGTAGTTTCACCAGAACAATTAATTGCAGGTAAATCGGCCGGGGTTAGAATTACTCCCGGAAGCGGTGAACCAGGTAGTGGATCTGAAATTAGAATTCGTGGAGGTTCTTCTCTTTCAGGGAATAACTCGCCGCTTATTGTAGTAGACGGGATTCCATTAGACCAAAGAGGAGTTCAGGGTGTAAGAAACCAGTTGAATTCTATTAACCCTAATGAAATTGAAGATTTTATAGTTTTAAAAGATGCCGCAGCAACTTCTATTTACGGTTCAAGGGCTTCTAACGGGGTTATTTTAATTACCACTAAGAAAGGTAAAAAGGATAGTCCTCTTTCTTTAACTTATGATCTTAAAGTTTCTGCCGGAAGAATTATCGATAAAGTGGATGTTCTTAACGCAGAGCAATTCAGAACCTTAATTGAAAACACTCCGGGTACAGATCCTTCTTTATTAGGAGATACCAGCACCGACTGGCAGGACCAAATTTACCAAACTTCTGTAGGAGCAATTCATAACTTTACAGCAACACAAGGTTTCGAGAATTTCTCTTACCGTGTTAATTTTAACCACACTTCTCAAACAGGGGTTTTAAAAACCGATGTTTACGAAAGAAATGCGTTAAACATAGCTCTTAATCAGGATTTGTTTGATAATCACTTAAAATTGACCTTGTCTTCTAAAGGGATCGTAGATGAAAACCGTTTTGCTGATCAAGGTGCTATTGGCTCTGCTGTAGCTTTTGATCCTACGCAGCCGGTTTACCAGGAGGGAAGTTATTTTGATGGATATTATGAATTCACTACCTCTCCACAACAACAGCAAATACAGGCTACACGTAATCCATTAGCGCTTTTAGAGCAATTAGATGGACGTGGTACTACTAAGAGAAATATCACAAACTTAAATGCTGAATATAAATTTCATTTTCTTCCGGAATTGAAATTTAATGTAAATGCTGGTTTTGATTATTCAGAAAATGATGGTTACAATAGAAGACCTTTAACTTCTGCAGCAAATAACCAGGATATTGCTTATTTTGAAGACTATGGTGGATTCAACAGAAATACACTGCTTGATTTCTATTTCAACTATAAAAATGATATAGATTTTCTAAACACCGAACTTGATCTTACTGCAGGTCATTCTTACCAGGAATTCTATATTACCAGTAAAAGAATTGAAACGATCTCTAACGATATCCAGGATTTCCCTAGAGAAACCAATCGTAATGCTTTAGAATCTTATTTTGCAAGAGCCAGTTTTGATATTGCCGACAAATATTTGGTTTCAGGTAGTGTGAGACGTGATGGTTCTTCAAGATTTGGAGGAGACAATAAATGGAGTATTTTCCCTGCAGTTTCTGTAGGTTGGAAATTACAGAATGAAAATTTCCTTTCGACTTCTAATGTAATAAACCAGTTGAAACTTCGTGCAGGTTACGGGGTTACAGGGAACCAGGAAATTGGACCTAACTATGGTTACTTCGGGGTTTACAATCCTAGTGTAGGTGGAGTGCGTTACCAGTTTGGTAATCAATTCTATAATACTTTACGTCCTGAAGCTTTTGACTCTGACTTGAAATGGGAAGAATTAAAAACTTATAACGTTGGTATTGACTATGGTTTATTCAACAATAGGATTTCAGGTACGGTAGAAGCTTATTACCGTGAAACCGAAGATCTTTTAGCAACAGTACCGGTACCGGCAGGTGCTAACCTTACTGACCTTTTGGTTACTAACGTTGGTAGTACAGTAAGTAAAGGTTTAGAGTTTGCAATTAACGGTGCTATTATTCAGCAGGAAGATTTTAACTGGGATGTAAATTATAACATCACTTTCCAGGACCTGGAGATCACCAACCTTACTTTAGGTGAGAACCCAGATTTTGAAATTCCACAAGGTGGAATAAGCGGAGGTGTTGGTAACAACATTCAGCTTTGGAAAGAAGGTTACGATCCTACAACTTTTAATGTGTTCCGCCAGGTTTACAATGAAGATGGGCAGCCAATTGAAGGGGCATATGTAGATGTAAATGGTGATAACGAAATTACTGAAGAAGATCGTGTTCCTTACAAAAAGGCCACCCCAGATTACTTTATGGGTCTAACCAATACTGTAAACTATAAAAACTTTGATTTCAGCTTTACCTTCAGAGGTAACTTTGGGAATTACATGTATAACAACACGCAGTCTGGAAACGGTTTTGTTGGAGCAGGTACGGTAACACCGCAACCTTACTATTCTAATTTTAACAGTAATGTTTTAGAAAGTAACTTCAACAACAACCAGTTCTTTTCAGATTATTACATCCAGAGTGCAGATTTCGTGAAACTAGACAACATCTCTGTAGGATATTTATTCCCGGGAGAAGATTTAGATGTTAGAACTTCACTAACCGCTACCAATGTATGGACCATAACCAACTACGAAGGTTTAGATCCTGAAATTGCTAACGGTATTGACAATAATTTTTATCCAAGATCAACTACAGTAGTACTTGGCTTAAATCTTTCATTTTAAGAAATAATATTTAATAAATTAGTTATGTTAAAAACACTAAAACCATTCTTTATCCTTTTTATAAGCGCAGGTTTCTTCTGGGCTTGTGAAGACGATTTAGATTTGCAGCCTGAAGATAACAGGCTCACGGCAGAAACTACTTTTGAAGATCCAGAATCTTACAAGCAGTTTTTAGCTAAACTTTATGCCGGTCTTGCGGTTAGTGGCCAGGAAGGCCCCGCCGGAGATCCAGACCTTATAGGTCTTGACGAAGGTTTCTCCCAGTATTTAAGATTATACTGGTCTATGCAGGAACTTACTACAGATGAAGCTGTAATTGGCTGGAACGATGGAACTATTCAGGATCTACACGGTCAAAACTGGACTGCAGGAAACGAGTTTATTAGAACTATGTATTCTAGAATTATGTACCAGGTGGCTTTAACCAACGAATTCTTAAGGCAGAGTACACCAGAGCTTTTAGAATCCAGAGGCCTTGCTGCTGAAGAAAGAGAGAATATTGCTCGTTACAGAGCAGAAGCTAGATTCTTAAGAGCTTTACATTATTACCACGCTTTAGATCTATTTGGTAACGTACCATTTGTAACCGAAGAGGATCCTGTTGGAGCTTTTCTTCCGCAGCAAATTCAAAGACCCGAGTTATTTGATTATGTAGAAAGCGAACTTCTAGCCATAGAAAGTGAAATTGTTAGCGCAAATTCTAATGAATATGGTCGTGCAGACCAGGCTGCAGTTTGGATGTTACTTTCTAAACTTTATCTAAATGCTGAAGTTTATACCGGTGAAGGTCACTATACTGAAGCTTTAGATTATTCTGAAAGAGTAATTAATGCTAATTATTCTTTAGCTGATGATTACCAGAAACTGTTCCTTGCAGATAATAACTCTAATGGAGCACAATCTGAAGTGATTTTCCCTATCACTTTTGATGGGCAACAAACTCAGTCTTATGGTGGAATGGCATTTATTATTCACGCCTCGATTGGTGGAGATATGGATCCTGAAGCTTTTGGTGTAAGCAGCGGTTGGGCCGGACTTAGAACTACTTCTGCATTAGTAGATAAATTCCCTGATGGAGCAGATTCTGAAGATAACAGAGCATTATTTTTTACTGAAGGACAAACAAAAGAAATCGAGGATATTTCCAGCTTTAACGACGGATATGCAATTACCAAATTTAAAAACGTAACTGTAGATGGAGAGCAGGGATCTGACGATACCGGAGAATTTCCAGATACCGATTTCCCAATGTTTAGACTTGCAGATGCCTACTTAATGTATGCTGAAGCACACTTAAGAGGAGGCGGTGGTAGCCAGGCGGCTGCATTAGGATATGTAAACGAATTAAGAGAGCGAGCTGATGCTGGTCAAATTGGTAGTTCAGACTTAAACCTGGACTTAATTTTAAGTGAGCGCGCCCGTGAGTTATATTGGGAAGCACATAGAAGAACAGATCTTATTAGGTTTAACCAATTTACAGAAAATGGAGTTTGGCCTTGGAAAGGTAATGTTCCACAGGGAACCACAACCCAAAGTTATAGAAACCTAATGCCTATTCCGGCTTCAGATTTAGGAGTAAACACCAACTTAGAACAAAATCCAGGATATTAATTTTTAAAAGAATTAAAATGAAGAAATTTTCAATTTTATTATTAGCATTTGTCGCGCTACTAAGTTTTAACGCGTGTACACAAGACGACGATATTGTATTCGTTGCACAACCAGACCCGGAAGGAATTCAGTTTAGCAATTCTTTGCAAAACACCTATGTGTTACCATCCGGAAATCCAGATAATCTTGCCGAAAGATTTGTTTGGAATGAAGTAGACTTTGAAGCTCCTACTACGATCTCTTACGAACTTCAGGGATCGGCCACTGAAGCTTTTGATAGTTATATGGTAATAGGAAACACTGGTAGCAATAACCTTGGTGTAACTATTGGCCAAATGCTGGATCTTGCAGAAGAAGCTGGTTTAGATAATGATCCTGAAACCGAAATGCCAAATACAGGTACCGTTTACTTTAAGGTACGTGCTTTTGCCGGTGAAGGTGAAGGAAATGCTCTAGAGGAATTTTCAGAGATCCTAAGTGTGAATGTAGAACTTCCTGAAGCTGAAGAAGAAGGTGAAGCGCCTAAAATGGAACTTTATCTTGTAGGAGATGCCACCGCAGCGGGTTGGGATCCTGCTAACAACAACACTCCTTTATTTAGAGATGGTGAAAACGAAAACATCTACTACTTCCAGGGCCGTTTTGCCGGAGGTGCAGACGTAGAAGGTTTCAAATTTTTACAAACTACAGAGTGGCAACCACAATGGGGATTATCTAATGGTGAACTTACTAATAGTGACATCTTAGGTGAAGATCCTAGTGCATTCCCGGTTGAAGATGATGCTTATTATTCATTAATGGTGAATGTTGATGAAATGACCTATACTTGGGAAGCAATAGATGAAAGCGCAGCAGATGTGCAAACAAATATTGGAATAATTGGAGATTCAACTCCTGACGGATGGGATGCTGACACCAATATGACACAATCTGAATTCAATCCTCATATCTGGTATATCCAGGGAATTGAACTAGTTGATGGTTTCGCTAAGTTTAGAGCTAATGATGCCTGGGACATAAACTGGGGGTCAGAAACTCCGGTAAGCGGACAAACCACATCTGGTGGACCAGATATTCCGGTAACCGCAGGAACTTACGATGTTTGGTTTAACACTCTTGATGGTCGTTATACTTTTATCCCACAGGTAGAAGAATAAAGACTGCATAACTTCAGGGCTGCCTGGAAGGTTCAATTACCGTCAAGCTGAACTGGTTTCAGCTTCTAACTTGTTTTGATAATCAAAAACTTAGATTCTGAAATAAATTCAGAATGACGTTCTAAAAACCTTTCAGACAGCCCTTCTTAATTCTTATTTATTATGAAAAAAACTAAAATTTTATTTCCTTTTCTTTTTAGCCTGCTATTAGTAATATCAGGTTGCTCTAAAGATGATGACGAAGTTGTTGATGGAACCGATGATATTACCGGTGGAGAAGAACCGGAAGTACCTACCCCACAAGATCCTGAAGCCTTAGACCTTTCCCAATATTCCAGCGGGCAAAAAGTAATGATGCAAACTTTCTACTGGGATGTAGAACCTCGCTTTGAATGGTGGAATAACCTTTCAGATAAAGTTGAAGGCTGGGCAGATGCCGGGATAGATAGAATATGGCTTCCCGTCGCTACCAAAGGTCAGTCTGGCGGTTACTCCATGGGTTACGACCCTTCAGATTATTTCGATTTTGGAGAATACGATCAGCATGGGACTGTTCCTACACGTTTTGGAACTCGCGAAGAGTTGGAAAATCTTATTGCTAAATCTCACGATCTGGGCTTAGAGGTTATAGCAGATATCGTATTAAACCATAATTCGGGCGGCGGCCTGGAATACAATCCTTATCGCGAAAAGGATACCTATACCCTATTCAACGAAGAAAATGGAAACGCCTCAGGGATGTTCAATAGAAACTACGAGCATTTTCATCCAAATGATGTGAGCCAAAGCGATGAGGGCGATCTTTTCTTTTCTGAACAGGATGTGGATCACGATGTTCCTTATGTGCAGGGCTGGCTGTGGAAGAATGAGAATTCTGTCGCGAAATATTACAAAAATGAAATGGGCTTTGACGGCTGGCGATTTGATTACGTAAAAGGTTTTGGAACCTGGGTAATTGAAGACTGGATGAACGAAGTTGGCGGATTTGCCGTTGGAGAAAATTTTGATGGAAATGCAGATGTTCTTGTAGATTGGGTTGATGCCACCGGAGTTTCAGCTTTCGATTTTGCCGCTTTCTATAAAATGGAAGAAGCTTTTGATCGCTTTGACGACCTAAATTATTTAGACGGAAATACACTTCGTAAGATTAATCCCGACAAAGCAGTGACTTTTGTAGCGAATCATGACACCGAAAAAGACGAAAATGAAGACAATCGCATTGCAACAGAAAATAAAATGAAGGCTTATGCATATATTTTAACACACGATGGATATCCCACAATTTTCTACTCAGATTACGAAAATGAAGCTTTCAACGAAGAAATCAAACAGTTAATCGAGATTCATAACAGTCTGGCTGTGGGTGATGTACAAGTACTTCATGTAGATAATGACGAATATTTAATGAAAAGAGAAGGGAATGCTGAAAACCCCGGATTAATTCTATATATTAGCACCGGAAGTACTACCAAGCGTAGAAACGTTCAAACTAATTGGAATAACGTTACCCTGTTAGATTACAGTGGCAACTCAACATACACCCCTACCTCCGATGAAAACGGAATGGTAACAATTGAAGCTCCGGCGAATGGATATTCAATATATTCCATCACGAAATAGGTTTTATTTTGAATTTTCATAGGTGTTAATTCAAAGACTGGCTGGTTGTTAATTCAACCAGCCTCTTTTTTTTATACTAATTCGACTTTTACTCTTCAAAATAAGTTCGATTAACTCCAATTTTTCACTGCTTTCAGACTTAGATATCTTCTACAATTTTTGCGAATTCAATCGAAAAATATTCGAGAATTACCGGTGTTATCTATAGAAAATAGTCTTCTCTACTTCAGCTTCAGCAATTTACTCCTGCACAAACTTTAATTCTATTTTTTTACAAATTTGTCAACTTTTGAATGTTGATAAATTCTTATTTATCTGATATTAAGCTTATTAACAATTTTTGTTTGATAACTTTTTTTAACAAGATTTTATATTCTTGTACTTCTTTGTCTATATTTACATTCCGCTTGAAACAGTTACTAATCCAAAATCTAAAATTAATATGGGTGTGAACACTACTACCGCCGCTCCTAAGACGTATAGCCAGGATGAGGCTTTTAAAGCTTCCCTGGAGTATTTTAAAGGAGATGATTTAGCCGCACGGGTGTGGGTAAATAAGTATGCGCTTAAAGATTCCCAGGGGAATATTTATGAGCTTACGCCAAACGATATGCATCGTAGAATTGCAAAAGAAATTTCCCGTGTAGAGCAACGCTACCCAAACCCCATGAGTGAAGATGAGGTTTTTGACCTTATTAAAGACTTTAAATATATTGTCCCTCAAGGTAGCCCAATGGCCGGTATAGGTAACCCTTACCAAATTGCCTCTCTTTCTAACTGTTTTGTAATTGGTAACGATGGCGATTCAGATTCTTATGGAGGGATCATGAAAATAGACCAGGAACAGGTACAGCTTATGAAACGCCGTGGTGGTGTTGGGCATGACCTTTCCCACATTCGCCCAAAAGGTTCTGCAGTAAAGAACTCTGCCCTTACCTCTACCGGTATTGTTCCTTTTATGGAACGTTACTCCAACTCAACTCGCGAAGTTGCGCAGGATGGGCGTCGTGGAGCGCTTATGCTCTCAGTTTCTATCAATCACCCAGATTCTGAAGATTTTATAGATGCAAAAATGGAGCAGGGAAAAGTAACCGGTGCCAATGTATCAGTAAGAATTGATGACGAATTTATGCGTTCGGTTAAAGAAGACCGGAATTACGTTCAGAAATATCCTATTTTTAGCGAAAACCCAAAGAAAACCAGAGAAATTGAAGCTAATAAGCTTTGGAAAAAAATAGTACATAACGCCTGGAAATCGGCTGAGCCGGGAATTCTTTTCTGGGATACCGTAATTAACGAGTCGGTGCCAGATTGTTATGCAGATCTTGGTTACAAAACGGTTTCTACCAACCCTTGTGGTGAGATTCCGCTTTGTCCTTACGATTCATGTAGGCTGTTAGCTATTAACTTATTTTCTTACGTAGAAAATCCGTTTACTAAAGAAGCTTCTTTCAATTTCGAACTTTTCAAAAAACATATTGCCGCTGCACAGCGCATTATGGACGATATCATTGACCTTGAATTAGAAAAAATTGATGCAATTCTTGCTAAAATTGAAGCAGATCCTGAAGGAGATGAAATTAAAGGTGTAGAATATAATCTTTGGAAGAACATTCAAACTAAAGCAAAAGAAGGTAGAAGAACCGGAATTGGTATCACTGCTGAAGGCGACATGCTTGCCGCTTTAGGTATTAAATACGGAAGTGATGAAGGTGTAGATTTTTCAGTAAAAATCCATAAGCACATCGCTATTGAAGCTTACAGAGCTTCAGTTTATGCAGCAAAAGAAAGAGGAGCTTTCGCAATTTTTGATTCAGAAAGAGAAAAAGAAAATCCTTTTATCCTTCGACTTAAAGAGGCCGATGAAAAATTGTATTACGATATGCTGGAATATGGCCGCCGTAATATTGCTCTACTTACCATTGCCCCAACAGGAACTACCAGTTTAATGACGCAAACCAGTTCTGGAATTGAACCGGTATTTATGCCTGTTTACAAGCGAAGAAGAAAAGTAAATCCTAACGATAAAGATTCTCGTGTAGATTTTGTAGATGAAGTTGGCGATTCCTGGGAAGAATACGTGGTTTTCCACCACCGATTTAAAGAATGGATGAAGGTTAACGGCCACGAAATTACCGATGATTATACACAAGCCGAATTAGACAAGCTTGTAAAAGCTTCTCCTTATTACAAAGCCACTTCTAACGATGTAGATTGGTTGAGTAAAGTAAGAATGCAGGGAGCGGTACAAAAATGGGTAGATCACTCTATTAGTGTGACCATTAATTTACCAAATGACGCTACCGAAGAATTGGTTGGTCAACTATATTTAGAAGCCTGGCAAGCGGGTTGTAAAGGTGTTACCGTGTATCGCGATGGTTCTCGATCTGGAGTTCTAATTTCTAACGATGAGAAAAAAGAGGAAGCTGAAGAAGAAAACAATACACCATTCCCAACTACGCGTCCGCAAAGCT includes:
- a CDS encoding SusF/SusE family outer membrane protein — encoded protein: MKKFSILLLAFVALLSFNACTQDDDIVFVAQPDPEGIQFSNSLQNTYVLPSGNPDNLAERFVWNEVDFEAPTTISYELQGSATEAFDSYMVIGNTGSNNLGVTIGQMLDLAEEAGLDNDPETEMPNTGTVYFKVRAFAGEGEGNALEEFSEILSVNVELPEAEEEGEAPKMELYLVGDATAAGWDPANNNTPLFRDGENENIYYFQGRFAGGADVEGFKFLQTTEWQPQWGLSNGELTNSDILGEDPSAFPVEDDAYYSLMVNVDEMTYTWEAIDESAADVQTNIGIIGDSTPDGWDADTNMTQSEFNPHIWYIQGIELVDGFAKFRANDAWDINWGSETPVSGQTTSGGPDIPVTAGTYDVWFNTLDGRYTFIPQVEE
- a CDS encoding alpha-amylase — encoded protein: MKKTKILFPFLFSLLLVISGCSKDDDEVVDGTDDITGGEEPEVPTPQDPEALDLSQYSSGQKVMMQTFYWDVEPRFEWWNNLSDKVEGWADAGIDRIWLPVATKGQSGGYSMGYDPSDYFDFGEYDQHGTVPTRFGTREELENLIAKSHDLGLEVIADIVLNHNSGGGLEYNPYREKDTYTLFNEENGNASGMFNRNYEHFHPNDVSQSDEGDLFFSEQDVDHDVPYVQGWLWKNENSVAKYYKNEMGFDGWRFDYVKGFGTWVIEDWMNEVGGFAVGENFDGNADVLVDWVDATGVSAFDFAAFYKMEEAFDRFDDLNYLDGNTLRKINPDKAVTFVANHDTEKDENEDNRIATENKMKAYAYILTHDGYPTIFYSDYENEAFNEEIKQLIEIHNSLAVGDVQVLHVDNDEYLMKREGNAENPGLILYISTGSTTKRRNVQTNWNNVTLLDYSGNSTYTPTSDENGMVTIEAPANGYSIYSITK
- a CDS encoding RagB/SusD family nutrient uptake outer membrane protein, translating into MLKTLKPFFILFISAGFFWACEDDLDLQPEDNRLTAETTFEDPESYKQFLAKLYAGLAVSGQEGPAGDPDLIGLDEGFSQYLRLYWSMQELTTDEAVIGWNDGTIQDLHGQNWTAGNEFIRTMYSRIMYQVALTNEFLRQSTPELLESRGLAAEERENIARYRAEARFLRALHYYHALDLFGNVPFVTEEDPVGAFLPQQIQRPELFDYVESELLAIESEIVSANSNEYGRADQAAVWMLLSKLYLNAEVYTGEGHYTEALDYSERVINANYSLADDYQKLFLADNNSNGAQSEVIFPITFDGQQTQSYGGMAFIIHASIGGDMDPEAFGVSSGWAGLRTTSALVDKFPDGADSEDNRALFFTEGQTKEIEDISSFNDGYAITKFKNVTVDGEQGSDDTGEFPDTDFPMFRLADAYLMYAEAHLRGGGGSQAAALGYVNELRERADAGQIGSSDLNLDLILSERARELYWEAHRRTDLIRFNQFTENGVWPWKGNVPQGTTTQSYRNLMPIPASDLGVNTNLEQNPGY
- a CDS encoding adenosylcobalamin-dependent ribonucleoside-diphosphate reductase, whose protein sequence is MGVNTTTAAPKTYSQDEAFKASLEYFKGDDLAARVWVNKYALKDSQGNIYELTPNDMHRRIAKEISRVEQRYPNPMSEDEVFDLIKDFKYIVPQGSPMAGIGNPYQIASLSNCFVIGNDGDSDSYGGIMKIDQEQVQLMKRRGGVGHDLSHIRPKGSAVKNSALTSTGIVPFMERYSNSTREVAQDGRRGALMLSVSINHPDSEDFIDAKMEQGKVTGANVSVRIDDEFMRSVKEDRNYVQKYPIFSENPKKTREIEANKLWKKIVHNAWKSAEPGILFWDTVINESVPDCYADLGYKTVSTNPCGEIPLCPYDSCRLLAINLFSYVENPFTKEASFNFELFKKHIAAAQRIMDDIIDLELEKIDAILAKIEADPEGDEIKGVEYNLWKNIQTKAKEGRRTGIGITAEGDMLAALGIKYGSDEGVDFSVKIHKHIAIEAYRASVYAAKERGAFAIFDSEREKENPFILRLKEADEKLYYDMLEYGRRNIALLTIAPTGTTSLMTQTSSGIEPVFMPVYKRRRKVNPNDKDSRVDFVDEVGDSWEEYVVFHHRFKEWMKVNGHEITDDYTQAELDKLVKASPYYKATSNDVDWLSKVRMQGAVQKWVDHSISVTINLPNDATEELVGQLYLEAWQAGCKGVTVYRDGSRSGVLISNDEKKEEAEEENNTPFPTTRPQSLTADVVRFQNNKDKWIAFIGLIDDRPYEIFTGFADDEEGILLPRWVTEGTIIKARNEDGTSRYDFQYENKRGYKTTIEGLSHKFNPEYWNYAKLISTTLRHGMPIEKVVDLISSLQLDSESINTWKNGVARALKRFIADGTVAKKQKCTNCNSSNLIYQEGCLTCQDCGSSKCG